One window of the Nicotiana tabacum cultivar K326 chromosome 4, ASM71507v2, whole genome shotgun sequence genome contains the following:
- the LOC142180075 gene encoding uncharacterized protein LOC142180075 has product MSAPLGINEGQSTTRPPMFNEKYYNWWKARMEDFLTDEDYELWTIVNQGHLIPTKQNAQSETVPKDPSKFVAVDFRMMEKNAKANKILICGLGPDEYNRISMCSNMKQIWDALQTAHEGTNQVKRSRI; this is encoded by the coding sequence ATGAGTGCTCCACTTGGAATTAACGAAGGACAATCAACTACCAGACCACCCATgtttaatgaaaaatattacaATTGGTGGAAAGCAAGAATGGAAGATTTCTTGACAGATGAAGACTATGAACTATGGACCATAGTAAACCAAGGTCATTTGATTCCTACTAAACAAAATGCACAAAGTGAAACAGTTCCTAAAGACCCCTCCAAATTTGTGGCAGTAGATTTcagaatgatggagaagaatgcaaaGGCTAACAAAATCCTTATATGTGGACTTGGTCCTGATGAGTACAATAGAATTTCTATGTGCTCTAATATGAAGCAGATTTGGGATGCACTCCAAACTGCTCATGAAGGAACAAATCAAGTTAAGAGATCAAGAATTTAA